In a genomic window of Colias croceus chromosome 20, ilColCroc2.1:
- the LOC123700705 gene encoding zinc finger protein 883-like — protein sequence MKIDTTDFQDICRICLERCRATFNIFTCYYAKILYCEMLSDCTKIKPEKEDGLPRLICKNCFRQLKRTYIFNIQCVESEIKLRKLLASNDTIITVEKEECIGIEDKIQDLCDSVKDEIEDLKDKSIELLLKEKKAIDEDIKSEPGYNDNEESDTWNDDDNLLNQFKTAPEAEEANGEVITKKKRGRKKKAYSKLPHQCEVCGKILSSISSLNSHKISHTDIRRYKCTECPATFKGYSGLFQHKSLHTGEKPYHCEYCPKQFRKKRALVNHIRMHTGEKPYNCNICFKSFSQSAHLAIHIKRHSGIQSYLCQDCGKGFSIKADLGVHQRVHTGEKPYSCHLCEKTFATSSYLSIHVRIHNREVRYKCKYCHRGFVTRSSFNVHVKRHNGQRDYACECGKTFYTSSALKQHKIVHTKKRYQCEKRYQCKICDRKFTQTGHLSRHFRKAHAKPNAPLPTSDYYKIKLPQTNES from the exons atgaaaattgacACAACAGACTTTCAGGATATATGTAGAATATGTCTTGAACGATGCCGAgcaacttttaatattttcacttGTTATTACGCGAAAATATTATACTGTGAAATGCTGTCGgattgtacaaaaataaag CCTGAGAAAGAGGATGGTTTGCCACGGCTCATTTGTAAAAATTGCTTTCGGCAGTTGAAGAGaacatatattttcaatatacaaTGTGTAGAGAGTGAGATAAAATTAAGGAAACTTCTAGCTAGTAATGATACAATAATTACGGTAGAGAAAGAAGAATGCATTGGAATCGAAGACAAAATACAAGATCTATGTGATAGTGTGAAAGATGAAATAGAAGACTTAAAGGACAAATCTAtagaattattgttaaaagaaaaaaaagctATTGATGAGGATATAAAGTCAG aACCTGGTTACAACGACAATGAGGAAAGTGACACTTggaatgatgatgataatttaCTTAATCAGTTCAAAACGGCACCAGAAGCTGAAG AAGCAAATGGCGAGGtaataacaaagaaaaaaagagGGCGCAAGAAAAAAG CGTACAGCAAGTTACCACACCAGTGCGAAGTCTGCGGCAAGATACTGAGTTCTATAAGCAGTTTGAACTCCCACAAAATAAGTCACACGGACATCAGGCGTTATAAGTGTACCGAGTGTCCTGCGACTTTCAA agGATACAGCGGTTTGTTCCAACACAAAAGCTTACATACTGGCGAGAAGCCATATCATTGTGAATATTGTCCGAAACagtttagaaaaaaaagagCACTCGTTAATCATATACGTATGCATACAg gtGAAAAGCCATACAATTGCAATATTTGCTTCAAGAGCTTCTCTCAAAGCGCTCATCTGGCGATACACATTAAACGGCATAGCGGGATCCAGTCGTATCTGTGCCAGGATTGTGGGAAAg GATTCTCAATAAAAGCGGATCTCGGTGTGCATCAAAGAGTACACACCGGAGAGAAGCCATATTCTTGTCATCTATGTGAAAAGACATTTGCCACGTCTAGCTATTTGTCCATCCATGTACGAATACATAACAGAGAAGttag atataaatgtaaatactgCCACCGCGGCTTCGTAACGCGCAGTTCCTTCAACGTTCACGTAAAACGACACAACGGGCAAAGGGACTATGCCTGCGAATGTGGAAAGACATTCTACACTTCTTCAGCactaaaacaacataaaatagtacatacaaaaaaaagatACCAATGCGAAAAAAGATACCAATGCAAAATATGCGATAGAAAATTCACGCAAACGGGCCATTTGAGTCGACATTTTAGAAAAGCCCACGCGAAACCGAACGCGCCTTTACCAACGTCGgattactataaaataaaacttccaCAGACTAACGAAAGTTAA
- the LOC123701023 gene encoding uncharacterized protein LOC123701023, with amino-acid sequence MNDLENSEDVEENMRSLFGSDYHGSGSEYCPSEQHSSSDLEDVLQEGLESSRLEEDRIARKPKKRIRKTENWARNVKKSKRNKGEEYTNYKGVTVPAKTPKVGVCSCPNKCNVKINCDQQHKIFKEFYSLANFDLQTSYLFSLIKVVSKSRTYTSNENSRRQMTRHYYLSDSKGIEVLVCKKLFKDTLCVSDGRISRLLKNKSSVSTPPLDRRGHSVSANKTPSDKINEIKDFINSIPSYESHYSLHKSINRKFLAPDLNMNILYGLYKAKVCNPTSKFIFSKIFNEEFNLSFHAPITDSCKRCDSLDIKIKVCDNSNDELRLKNEKKLHLLKASSAREGIKKDVEMYKNDENVCIISFDLMKTLPTPVISTGICYYKRQLRNILSRYT; translated from the exons atgAACGACTTAGAAAATTCAGAAGATGTGGAAGAAAATATGcgat CGCTATTTGGTTCTGATTACCATGGTTCAGGGTCAGAATATTGTCCGTCAGAACAGCACTCTTCATCCGATTTGGAAGATGTTTTGCAAGAGGGACTTGAAAGTTCAAGATTAGAAGAAGACAGAATCGCAAGGAAACCAAAGAAGAGAATTAGAAAAACTGAGAATTGGGCCAGGAATGTGAAGAAATCAAAACGTAATAAAGGAGAGGAATATACCAACTACAAGGGGGTAACTGTACCAGCTAAGACACCTAAGGTAGGGGTGTGCTCCTGTCCAAACAAATGtaacgtaaaaataaattgtgaccaacaacataaaatattcaaagaatTCTATTCTTTGGCGAATTTCGACTTGCAAACATCTTATTTGTTTTCGCTTATCAAAGTTGTTTCAAAGTCTCGTACTTACACCAGTAATGAAAACTCAAGAAGACAAATGACAAGACATTACTACTTGAGTGACTCTAAAGGAATAGAAGTTTTAGTATgcaaaaagttatttaaagaTACATTATGTGTCTCAGATGGTCGTATTAGTAGACtacttaaaaacaaaagttcTGTGTCAACTCCACCTCTGGATCGCCGAGGTCATTCAGTATCAGCCAATAAAACACCCAGTGATAAGATCAATGAAATCAAAGATTTCATCAACTCGATTCCTTCATATGAGTCTCATTATTCATTGCATAAATCAATAAACCGCAAATTTTTAGCACCAGATTTaaacatgaatattttatatggtcTTTATAAAGCAAAAGTTTGTAACCCTActtcaaagtttatttttagtaaaatttttaatgaagagTTTAACTTGAGTTTTCATGCCCCTATTACTGACTCTTGTAAGCGTTGTGATTCATtagatatcaaaataaaagtttGTGACAATTCTAATGATGAACTGagattgaaaaatgaaaaaaagttACATCTACTCAAAGCAAGTTCAGCAAGAGAGGGCATAAAAAAGGATGTAGAAATGTATAAGAATGatgaaaatgtatgtataatttcaTTTGATCTAATGAAGACCCTACCAACTCCGGTAATAAGTACAGGAATATGCTATTACAAACGGCAACTGAGAAACATACTATCtcggtatacataa
- the LOC123700704 gene encoding zinc finger protein 121-like: MKIDTTDFQDICRICLERCPVTFNIFTCYYAKILYCEMLSDCTKIKPDEEDGLPQLMCKNCCRQLKKTYIFNLQCVESEKKLRNLLESNDTIITVEKEECFEIKNKIQDLCDSVKGEIEDLKDKSIELLLKEEKAVDEDIKSEPGYNDNEESDTWNDDDENLLIQFKTAPEAEEANGEVIIKKKRGRKKKDGTTVAQSKLPHQCDICGKILSSKSNLNSHKICHTDLRPYKCTECPASFKGHSGLFQHKRIHTGETPYHCEYCPKQFRKRTALVNHIRMHKGEKLFNCNVCFKSFVQSGQLAIHMKRHSGVKSYLCQDCGKGFPIKADLKVHQRVHNGEKPYSCHLCEKTFATSGNLSIHVRIHNREVRYNCKYCHRGFVTRSSFNVHVKRHSGQRDYACECGKKFYTSSALKQHKIVHTGEKRYQCKICDRKFTQTGHLSRHFRKDHAKPNAPLPTSDYYKIKLPQTKQGLVFEIQKVAPIDDNMKCEET, translated from the exons atgaaaattgacACAACAGACTTTCAGGACATATGTAGAATATGTCTTGAACGATGCCCagtaacttttaatattttcacttGTTATTAcgctaaaatattatactgtgAAATGCTGTCGgattgtacaaaaataaag CCTGATGAAGAGGACGGTTTGCCACAGCTCATGTGTAAAAATTGCTGTAGGCAGTTGAAgaaaacatatattttcaatttacaatGTGTAGAGAGTGAGAAGAAATTAAGGAACCTTCTAGAAAGTAATGATACAATAATTACGGTAGAGAAAGAAGAAtgctttgaaataaaaaacaaaatacaagaTCTATGTGATAGTGTTAAAGGTGAAATAGAAGACTTAAAGGACAAATCTAtagaattattgttaaaagaagaaaaagcTGTTGATGAGGATATAAAGTCAG aACCTGGTTACAATGACAATGAGGAAAGTGACACTtggaatgatgatgatgaaaatttacTTATACAGTTCAAAACAGCACCAGAAGCTGAAG AAGCAAATGGCGAggtaataataaagaaaaaaagagGGCGCAAGAAAAAAG ATGGAACAACGGTAGCACAAAGTAAGCTTCCGCATCAATGTGATATCTGCGGCAAGATACTGAGCTCCAAAAGTAATTTGAACTCGCACAAAATATGCCACACGGACTTAAGGCCTTATAAGTGTACAGAGTGTCCTGCGTCTTTCAA aggACACAGCGGTTTGTTCCAACACAAAAGGATACATACTGGTGAGACACCATATCATTGTGAATATTGTCCGAAACAGTTTAGAAAAAGAACGGCGCTTGTTAATCATATACGTATGCATAAag GTGAAAAGCTATTTAATTGCAACGTTTGCTTCAAGAGTTTCGTTCAAAGCGGTCAACTGGCGATACACATGAAACGCCATAGCGGGGTCAAGTCATATCTGTGTCAGGATTGTGGGAaag GATTCCCAATAAAAGCGGATCTCAAAGTGCATCAAAGAGTACACAACGGAGAGAAGCCATACTCTTGTCATCTCTGCGAGAAGACATTTGCCACATCTGGCAATTTGTCCATTCATGTACGGATACATAATAGGGAAgttag atataattgtaaatactGCCACCGCGGCTTCGTAACGCGCAGTTCCTTCAACGTTCACGTAAAACGTCACAGCGGGCAAAGGGACTATGCCTGCGAGTGTGGAAAGAAATTCTACACTTCTTCAGCactaaaacaacataaaatagtACATACGGGCGAAAAAAGATACCAATGCAAAATATGCGATAGAAAATTCACGCAAACGGGCCATTTGAGTCGACATTTTAGAAAAGACCACGCGAAACCGAACGCGCCTTTACCAACGTCGgattactataaaataaaacttccaCAGACTAAGCAAGGGTTGGTGTTCGAAATTCAAAAAGTGGCGCCTATTGATGACAATATGAAATGTGAGGAAACCTAG